One Castanea sativa cultivar Marrone di Chiusa Pesio chromosome 4, ASM4071231v1 DNA window includes the following coding sequences:
- the LOC142630983 gene encoding two-component response regulator-like APRR1 isoform X2 yields MSYLCRKTSLSLVFLQIAMDKGKQIIINNNGGHASRSCNNSTMTSDAFNNQSKLKILLCDSDPESCDEISTLLTKCRYQVISVNSFVEVVDTLDAEGPHIDILLVSVDPHIDKGMKMLKYISEEFQHIPVIIRVLVLFSIV; encoded by the exons ATGAGCTACCTTTGCAGGAAAACATCTCTGAGCCTTGTGTTTCTTCAGATTGCAATGGACAAGGGCAAACAGATTATTATCAATAACAATGGTGGACATGCCAGTAGAAGTTGCAACAACAGTACTATGACTAGTGATGCTTTTAATAATCAAAGTAAACTGAAAATTTTGCTGTGTGACAGTGATCCTGAGAGTTGTGATGAGATCTCCACCCTTCTAACCAAATGCCGTTATCAGG TAATCTCAGTGAACTCATTTGTAGAAGTGGTTGATACCTTGGATGCTGAGGGGCCCCATATTGACATCCTACTCGTTTCAGTTGACCCTCACATAGACAAAGGCATGAAAATGTTGAAGTATATCAGTGAAGAATTCCAACACATTCCAGTGATCATCA GGGTTCTTGTTTTGTTCAGTATTGTCTAG
- the LOC142630983 gene encoding two-component response regulator-like APRR1 isoform X1: protein MSYLCRKTSLSLVFLQIAMDKGKQIIINNNGGHASRSCNNSTMTSDAFNNQSKLKILLCDSDPESCDEISTLLTKCRYQVISVNSFVEVVDTLDAEGPHIDILLVSVDPHIDKGMKMLKYISEEFQHIPVIIILSRQDHVSLMYKYLNLGVADYLMKPLCTDELSNLWKHKGRSRNIIGITLMHS, encoded by the exons ATGAGCTACCTTTGCAGGAAAACATCTCTGAGCCTTGTGTTTCTTCAGATTGCAATGGACAAGGGCAAACAGATTATTATCAATAACAATGGTGGACATGCCAGTAGAAGTTGCAACAACAGTACTATGACTAGTGATGCTTTTAATAATCAAAGTAAACTGAAAATTTTGCTGTGTGACAGTGATCCTGAGAGTTGTGATGAGATCTCCACCCTTCTAACCAAATGCCGTTATCAGG TAATCTCAGTGAACTCATTTGTAGAAGTGGTTGATACCTTGGATGCTGAGGGGCCCCATATTGACATCCTACTCGTTTCAGTTGACCCTCACATAGACAAAGGCATGAAAATGTTGAAGTATATCAGTGAAGAATTCCAACACATTCCAGTGATCATCA TATTGTCTAGACAAGACCATGTCTCTCTTATGTACAAGTACTTAAATCTTGGCGTGGCTGACTATTTGATGAAGCCTTTATGCACCGACGAGCTATCAAATCTATGGAAGCACAAGGGGAGGAGCCGGAATATAATTGGTATCACTTTGATGCACAGTTAG